DNA from Colletotrichum higginsianum IMI 349063 chromosome 7 map unlocalized unitig_7, whole genome shotgun sequence:
TCCAGATCCAGCGTCGTAGTAAACGAGCCTAGTGCTGTCGGCGTCTTGTTCTTGAAGTAGAGAATCAAGCATGCCATTTGGCCTCTGTACTCTGACCGCACACCAACCTGGATCTGACCGTCCTCGTACAACACGCCTTCAGCCTTGAGTAGCAACTTGTTGTATCCAGCCTCCCAGTTGGGGGACAAGTGAGCGGCACTGGCGAGATTCGGCGCCTTCGTCTTGGGCTCGGCGGGTCCAATGTTGTTCATGTCCAGACCAGCCAAATCGttgacgccgttgccgtGGCCATTCGTGCCGTTCGAGCCTCCATTGGCAGCGGGAGGATTGCCATTTGTGCTGAATGTTCGCCTGAGACCGCCCTCCTTGGCTATCTTCAGCTCTGCCACATCGGCGTTGGCATCCTTGCCACCGACAATCCATGTTCTCTTATCGCTAGTGTTGGCATGCTTCTGGTGCACTCTGGCAAGCAGCGCAGACTGGCGTTCCGAGAACGGAGGCATCTCATCGCATACGGTTCGCAGGAGGTCGTCTGTCGGCATCGTTGCTAACGTCAAGTACTCGCATGCCCTCTGCTGAAGCTCCGAATCGAGCGTGTGGCTAAAGACCTGGAAGGCCTTCAGGAGCTGGGGCTTGATTTCGGGGAAAAGGTTGACAAATTTGACGTAGCAAGAAAGGATCATGGCCCTTGTACTTGATGAACAAGCGGCAACCTTGCTCTGGAGGGCCAGGAACTGCTCGATGGGACTGCACTTGGGCTGGTCGGCAATGAGGTGACCGAACTCGCCCAGAATGTACGCTCCGATCTTGACCAGCGTCTCGTGGCAGTGGTCCGACTTGACGTACTGCAATGAGTGCTGCGCGGCGTAGACCTGCAGTTCCTCGTTGTTTGTCACGATTTGGATGACACGCTGCCAGACCTCATCGCTAACGTGGTCACCGGCCATGGCGATAAGACGCAGCGAGATGTCCACGTACCACTGCACATCAGTAGCGTACCTTTCGGTCAGAATGGCAATCTTGAGCACCATCTCCTCTCGGATGGCAAAGTCGGCATTCTGGAGGTAGTGAAGTAGCTCGCCCACGATGACTTGGGCATTTGACGAGTCGCACATGCTGTAAAGAAGGTCAAGACCCTTTCTCCGCACGCTAATATCTCTGTCCTTGAGAGATCCCAGAATAACATCCTGGTGCTGCTTGATCGGCTCCAGAGTGTCGATCCGAGCTGCGAGATGCGTCATAGCCTCCAATCCCAGGTACCGAACATTGGTTTCCCTAGAAGTCAAGAAACGGCCCAACCGAGATGAGATTTGTTTCAGCAAGGCATTCTCGTTGTCGAGGTGAATGATGAGGTTGATGGCTTCGAAGAGAACAGCGTTCTGTGCGTTGTTCTGCTGGACGTTCTTGGTCTGCTCCATCGCGAGATTAAGGATCTTCTGCAGAGACTCACGGATCATATCGCGGACATGGGTGTCATCTGGAACAGTCAGCTGCTATCAACCGACATCAGGGCACACCACTCATTGACTCACCCGAAGGAGGGAAGTACTGCAGCAGGCGCAGAAGCTTGACCTGGAGCCAAGGGCACGGGACCTTGTAGTAAAGGTAGTCCGGAGTGTACTCTCCATCAATGACTATCCTCTTCATCCTTGCGGTGGCCTTGGCGTACGCCCCCTTGTACGCGTTCAGATTGTCCTGAGCAAGGGCCATGACGAGGGATGTAACAGACAGAGCGACGCCGACATCCACGTCGTCCATCAACGAGATGATGCGCTCGGCCCATTGTGGTTGAACGATATCGGGGTTCTTGCGGTACAGACGAAGGAGGGTGAGCgacgccttcttcttcacgaACGCCTTGGATGTCCTGCAAGCCCCCTTGTTAGCTTACACTAAGGGACCCAAAGTCGAGTTGGACATACGGCGAGATGAGAAGCCGGTGAACTTCTCCGCTCAGGGCCTCTCCCATTTCCCTGCCACCGACATTGGCGATCGCGTGGAGAGCTAGGCAGTTGAACAGCTCGTTGTGGTCCAGCAGGTCCTTCCGTATGCtgttgacgacgaggtggagCAGCTCGTGCTTCTcgtggaggaagagggtCATGGCGAGGTAGCCAATCTGCTTCTCCGAATACTTATTCGCCGAGATGAGGTTGACGGCTTCGAGGTGGCCGAAATCGACGTCCCATCCGAGGATGTAGATATATAGGAGCTTCGAGGACCGTCAGTTTCATTTCATTACCCCAGCCCGTGGGCAGCAGCGGAGCTCCCGTACCTTGCACACATATTTCTTCTTGTGATAGCCGCTGAGGTTTCCGTCTGGAAAGGGGGTTAGCACCGCTGCATCGTACCGTCGGACCATCGCAGTCGATCCTCACCCTTGAACTTTTGCCTGCACGCAAGAACCTCGGTCAGTACATCATCGCGAAACGCCACGGATCGGCGCGGTCGGGCGAAGGGTGTCCTGCTCACCGGATGTTGGCCAACTCCTTGTTgattctcttctcctccaacTCCCTAGCTCTCGCGTTTCTCAAGTCGGCGATGAACTGCACCAGTCCTCGCATATTCGAGTTGTTGCTGCTCGAGCGGCCCAGGAATCCAGACGCCGCGGACGACATTTCTGCGGCGATGGTCGAACCCGACAGGTAGCTTTCCTAACGATACcttgtctctctttctctttccaaCAAatctcccccctccacgtCGCGGAACGGGGCAGACGGATTCGTCGGATTGGCGGGCGTCGGTGGGTTCACGCCAGAGGTGTGTTTCGTGGAAGCGGTGCGATGCGGTCTCGGTTCAATGCTCGGAAACGCGAAAATGGTTCGAGTGTTGTATGTTTGTATGTTGTACAATATTGAATGCGCTAGGCGAGCGTCGGGCGATTACTCCATGCGCGCGAGAGTTCTTGGTTGGATGTGCTGTTCGGTTGCCCCAGCTGCTGCGTGGAGTTCTTGGGGGAGAAGGGCGGTCCAATGGTCGGGTTCGGAGGACAGTGGACGGTGGACGGTGAACGGTGGACTCGGCGACTCGAACTCGAAACTGACCGGCAAGTCCCGCTGCAGGTGCGACTTGACAATGCGTCTCGGGGGGAGCAGCGGCGAATATTGACGGAATGCAGTGCCgtgattttttttttgtcgCGCACGCGAGTAACAGCGTGGCAGTAGATAGAGTTCGTCGCGGAAATAGGGGAGTTTGTCGATTCGCGATGTTGCACCAGAGGGGAGCGGCGAAGGAAAGTGGACGAGAAGGGAATCAAAACTCCAAGGAAAGGGggtcgagagagagaaagggacACAGAGAGAAGACGACACTTTAGAGAAGACAGTGGAGGCTCAGGCTCTGGCTAAGGCCCGGAAGGCTTGGGAATGCAGCCAATGTGTGGAGATGGCGCGGCGCACAATTGGCTTACGGACGGCGGGGGGGGACAGAGTGCGAGGGTGTAGTACAGTCGGTGCAGTCGGTGCAGTCGGTGCAGTCGGTGCAGTCGGTGCAGTCGGTGCAGTCGGTGCAGTCGGTGCAGTCGGTGCAGTCGGTGCAGTCGGTGCAGTCGGTGCAGTCGAAGCAGTCGAAGCAGTTGGAACGGGCCTGTCAAACCGCCGTCAGCTTCCCCAGTAAATCACAATGCACCAATGCACGCTTGACACAGTCCAGTCAGCCGCTGCAAGTCCAACGTCACAAGGGACTTCCGACCACAATGTTGTCCTTGGGGGAGAGCAATGAGCAGTGAAAGAGTGAAGATGCTCCCCAATCCTGATTGCTGAGTCACCATCGTGACCTGGgcttggacttggacttggTTTGACCGGGGTGTTCCTGAACTCGCACAATGGCCGGGTCCGTGCTTTGAACCCCGTCGGCCCGCTATAGATggcggtacgtacctcaTCAACTGGAGCTGTGCGGATGTGCTGCATCATCAATTCCCAAATCCCATTGAAGCTTTGCTTGGCTTCCCCCCCAGCTGTCAGTCCGAAAATAAGAAAACCTTGGAACAAACGAACAtccgcccccctcccgccctctccctctccctcccacAACATTCCCCGATTGAGGTCCGACCTTCCCCATGTCCGTCTCCGCCCGGTCCAGACATGTAATGCCAGCAATGAACCGCGCCGCCAAACGCCTGTGCCTCGCCGCGCCGTCTGCGCCGGGCTGCTCCCgccccttcctcctccccgtcgccggcctcggctccggcttcggcctcggacCTGTCAGCGTACCCCGCCGCTCCTACGCCTTCgcctccggcggcggcggcgcccaggCCTTTCAGGTCTTCAACCGCCGCACAAAATGGCTGCAAAAGGAgcgcgccgcctccaacCCCGAGGCCAGCCGCCAGGCAGATTAcctcaaggacgagatcgCGAACCGCCTCTGCGAGAGGCTACTTGTAAGGAAGCGCACGGAAACCTTGCCTGCTCACCCAGGTTCGCTAACGTTGGCGTGACCTTTCCCCCGATCGACAGGACATCAAGCGCAACTTCCcccgcgtcctcgacctcggcgcaAACTCGTGCAACATCGCCCGCGCCCTCACCCGCGAGAATCCCGACCAAGACCCCGCGATGCCCATCACCCCGCCCCTCTCGACCcgcatcgacgagctcgtcgccgccgagtcctcccacgccctcctccaccgcgacgccgacctccCCTTCAACGCCGACATTAACGTCACCCgccaggtcctcgtcgacgaggagcacatccccttccccccggCCACCTTCGACCTCGTACTGAGCTCCCTGAGTATGCACTGGATCAACGACCTCCCGGGTGTCCTGACCCAGATCAACAACGTCCTGAAGCCAGATAGCCccttcatcggcgccatgctcggcggcgacagccTGTTCGAGCTGCGCACGTCACTGCAGCTTGCCGAGCAggagcgccgcggcggcatGTCCCCCCACGTCTCCCCGCTGGCTGACGTccgcgacgtcggcggcctgATGCAGCGAGCCGGCTTTAAGATGCTGaccgtcgacatcgacgacatcgtcgtcgactaCCCGGACACCTTTGCCCTCATGCAGGACCTGCAGGCCATGGGCGAGGGCAACGCCATCCTCGGCAGGGAGATGGGCGCCATCAGGAGGGACGTGCTCCTGGCGAACGAGGGCATCTACAGGGAGCTCCACGGCAACGAGGACGGGAGCATTCCCGCGACCTTCCGCATCATCTACATGATCGGCTGgcacgagggcggcgaccagCCCAAGCCGTTACCTAGAGGATCCGGAGACGTGAACCTCAAGGACATTCTCGAGTCCAACTAGATGACGCTGTGGCACTTTGTAACAATACCCTTCCCCTTTCACAATCTGTAAAACAAAAAGGAACAGACTTGAACAAAAAGAAATCTATGGCTTTCCATTGTCGGCACGCCAAATAAGTCTACGTTGGAAATCGTAGAAGGACAAGCTATGTATCTGCCTACACTGAGCATGCCCACGCTCGTCATGAACTTCATTATCAGCCACCCATCCCCTCTCCTTACTTTCCGCAAAACCCCAACCTTAAACCCTTCTCCAGTCGGTCATGACACGGCCAATGGTTCCCAGGCcggccacgtcgacgaccttctCATGCCAGCTCAGCAGCACGCTCATGGCGCTGCCGACGTTCTCGTTCGTGCCTCCCGGCCGTCCGCCGATTTGGCTGAACCCGCCGGGGGCGGcctgctgcggcggcggcgacctcaGACCGCCGGAGCTGGCCGCGGATCCCGCCATGCCCTTGTAGATGTACTTCATGAGgacgtcgagcagctcgggGCCGCCGGCCGAGCCGTAAATAGACTTGAGGAGGGGCGTCATCTCCGAAGCCTTGATGGACTGAAGGACCTCGGTGATGGTCTGAAGGTGGGCGTCCTGTCGCCAGCGCACACGTTAGCTCACTCTTTGTTGGATTCCCGCCTGTCGCCGCCAGCATAACTCGGTGCTGGCCTGGAAAGAAATGAGAAGGCTAGATCCACACGAGGAGTCAACGCACCTTGGCGGCATCGGGGCCGTTGTAGACGGGAAACTCCAAGCATCCCCTCAGCGCACCCTCGGCATCTCCGCCACGGAGGAGCTGCCGCACCTGGCCGGCGAGCTGTCGcacttcgtcctcgccgatCTCGGGCTGCGGCGGGTGCAGCGTCGACGTGTCAAAGTTGCACGCCGAATCCTCCTGCAGAGCGTCGATGTTGATGGTCCGCCAGGCGTCGCTGAGCGAGGCGGACGTGTGCTGCTGGATAATGGACATCGTGTCGGCAGTGGTCTGTAATTTGTTGAGGGCCGGCGGAATTGCTAATCGGACCGAAGTGTGTATTGTCTCGTGTAGGATGAACGGGGTACAGATTCGTGGGTGGTCGGTTTGCAGTCCAATGGCACGGGGTTCGTCGTGAGCGTAGCGTAACTCCAAGGAACTCTCTTGCCTTGCGTCAGGTAAGGTCGGAGGGAGGTGAGGTAAGGCAGGCAATGGTGGGGAGTTGGCCCGTTGTGGAGGATGTGGGGTTCGAGGAGGCGGTGCGTGCTTGGTTGACGACGCTGGTCCGTGCGGCTTCTATTCCTCAGTGCGAACCCGCTGCAGACTGGGGCTCACTCACGTTCATTGAGCCAATGCATCAGCAGCTTCCACATCACTTTGTCATTGACATTTTGGTCGACGATGTCTCACATCACTACCGTCATCTGCTTTATtgagacacacacacacacacacacatagagagagagagagagagagaatgtgtgtgtgtgtgtgtgtgagagtgTGTATGTGAGACTTTGCAACTTAGGAGAGTAGATATTGTGGCGTATACTCTATAAGCAGAAACAAATCACTGAGACAAGGCGTGGTTAAGAACGAATAATTGCATGCCATTGTCTAGGTCCAAAAGTTGCCCGTCACCTACTCTCGGGCCCCCACATACGTATACACAAACAAACGTCGACCGGTTGTCATTCCACGCTGCCGGCCTCTCGAGGATATCAAGCCCCCGCACAAAGCGTCTTCGGCTCTCATGCGTCAATCAGGTTCTCCTCGTTTTGCTGCACCTGTGCCCTCTGCTTGCccttgtccttggcctcctttGCCGCGCGCTGGTAGAACTCGTTGAGAATCTTACCGGGGATACGGTTGAGGAGCTCCTTGGGGTACAAGCGGAGCAAGCTCCACGCGAGGTCCAGAGACTCGTAAATGGTGCGAGCCTCGTACTGGCCCTGGTTGATGAACTGGCGCTCGAACTTCTCGAGGAACTCCAGTGACAGCTTGTCTTCGGCAGACAGAGCCTcctcaccgacgacggccttcATGGCAGCAGCGTCGCGACCGATGGCGTACTTGGCGTAAAGCTGGTTGGAAACATCGCCGTGGTCCTTGCGAGTCATACCCTCACCAATGGCAGACTTCATGAGACGAGACAGGGACGGCAGAACGTTGATGGGCGGGTAGATACCACGGTTGTACAGGCCTCTGTCGACGAAGATCTGTCCCTCCGTAATGTAACCCGTCAAGTCGGGAATGGGGTGAGTGATATCCTCGTTGGGCATGGTCAAAATGGGCACCTGCGTGATGGAACCGTTACGTCCAGACACACGGCCGGCACGCTCGTAAATGGTGGACAAATCAGTGTACATGTAACCGGGGTAACCGCGACGACCGGGGACTTCCTCACGGGCGGCCGAAACCTCACGGAGGGCATCGCAGTAGGCGGACAGATCCGTCAGGATGACAAGGACGTGCTTCTCGAGCTGGTAAGCGTAGTATTCGGCGGTCGTGAGAGCGAGACGAGGAGTGATGATACGCTCGATACTACAGCACGGTCAGTCCATTCTTCTTTCGTATATGCCTCGAGGAGGAATACTCACGTAGGGTCGTTGGCAAGGTTAAGGAAGAGGGTGACACGCTCCAGACTGCCGTTCTCCTCGAAGTCGCGCGTGAAGAATCTGGCCGTCTCCAAGTTGACACCCATGGCACCGAAAACGATGGAGAAGTTCTCCTCGTGACCGTCGTGGACACCCTTGTTGGTGATTCCCTGCTTCTGGACCAAGCTGGCCTGTCTGCAGATCTGGGCGGCGATTTCGTTGTGCGGCAGACCGGACGAGGAGAAAATGGGGATCTTTTGGCCACGGGCGATGGAGTTCATGGTGTCGATGGCGGAGATACCGGTCGAGATCATCTCCTCGGGGTATTCCTGTAATACGTTAGAGTCCATGCTAGACGCCATGGGGAGAAAGGGGTGAACATACACGGGAGAAGGGGTTGATGGGACTGCCGTTGATGTCGAGGTAGTCCTCGGCCAGGACCTTGGGGCCCTTGTCAATAGCTCGTCCAGAACCATCAAAGATACGACCAAGCATGTCCTCCGACACGCCGAGCTTCAAGCTCTGGCCGGTAAACTCGACTTTCGTCTGGTGGGAATTTAGCACACGCATCCTTTTGTCGTAATAGCCGTGGTCTCATACCTTCTGGACATCGATGCCTGATGTGCCCTCGAAGACCTATTTTCCATCGTCAATCCATGTTATTTTTTCGCATGATCGCTCGGCTCGCATACCTGGACGACGGCTCGGTCACCTGTAGATGGTTCGTCAGCACGCAAGTCATTGCATGTCAGAGTCGCATTGGTAAATACCTCGGGCCTCAAGGACCTGACCCTGTCTGTTGGTTCCATCGGGCAGGGTCAAAGAGACGATCTCGTTGTATCTGGGGAATTTGACCTAAACACCAAGTCAGCGCCGGAACCCGAACATGGCTCTGCCACGTCCAGCGCGGCGGGCGACACGCACATtctcgaggatgacgaggggTCCGTTGACACCGCCGACGGTGTTGTACCGAATTCTCGGCACGATCGAGTAGGAGGGCTCTCGGGGGTCACTCATTGCTTCTGACTTCAATGAGACAGCGCCCGAGTAGAAGACAATGCGTTTtgggtcgagggcgtcgattAGGAAGGGTGTGGGCGGGCGGATGAATGGAGACGTTGCGAGGCGACGGACGTAGCTGGAGGAGGTTGGCAGGTCGGTGCAGTCAGTGTCGTCGAATGCACAGCACTGGAGCTTGCTTCGTCTTTGGTGGAGCCCACTCACTCGGTAAGCTGGGTCACAGGTGGCGCCGATAAGATCAGTGGTCACCTCACAGTTCGCTCGTTCACTTTTGGGGGGGCGCTGGCCTGGGAGCTTCCCAGTCAGCCACCAGTGTCGGTATCAGTGTCAGCTTGGCTGGGCCTTAGCGTCAGTGTGGCTTGCAGTGACATCACATGACTGTGTCTCTTCGCTCTCTCGCTCCCCCGCAGCATCTTGGCATTCATATGGCTTGCAACATTCATCGGCGAAGGGACATGTAATATAGGTTCAATAAGCAAATTGATTGTTTCGACACAAATTCGATATCATAGATTGAATCTCCGTTATGCCGCGGTTTCACGCGTTCTGGCCCCCAGCACCGCCTTACCGACAGTGCTGTCGTTGGCCTTACCCAGCTCGCCCGTGATCCACGCACCAATGTCCGACATGGCATCCAGATCGATGCCGGTATCCATGCCCAGGCTCTCGATAAAGTAGATCATATTCTCCGTGGACACGTTCCCGGTAGCGCCGGGGCTGTACGGGCATCCCCCGAGCCCGCCAACACTGCTGTCAAACGTGCGGATGCCGTGCTCCAAGGAGACAGCCGTGTTCACCAGCGCCTGGCCGTACGTGTCGTGGAAGTGCATGGCGATATCCTCGTTCCTGATGCCTGCAGCCCTCATGCAGTTCAGCAACTCCTTCGTCCGGGGCGCCGTGCCCATGCCCGTAGTGTCGCCGAGGGAAACCTCGTCAGCGCCCGACTCCAACAGCTCCGTCGAGATCTCGGCTACCTTGTGCGGGTCGACGTTGTAGCCCTCAAAGGGAcagccgaggacgacggagacATACGCGCGGACGCGAAGGCCGGCGCCCTTTGCATCTCGGATGACGTCACGGAAACGTTCGAGTGATGTCGCGATGTCGCAGTTGAGGTTCTTTTTGGAAAAAGACTCGGTCGCGGCCGCAAATACGGCGACTTCGATGGCGGGCTTCGACTCGTCCGTCGACGGTTGGAGCTGCGATGCGAAAGCGCCGGGATACTTGCCCAGCAGCGCCTGCGCGTTCTGCAGTCCTTTGATATTCGGGGCGAGGAACGAGTACGATGTTTGCGACGGGGATGAGATGTTTCGTGTGAGGATATGCTCGAGAATGTCGCTCGAATTGGCCATCTGCAAGAACCCATCGTCAATAACGACAGCTCCTCAAAGTCGTCAGACcactttctcttccttcgGCTTACCTGAGGAACCCATTTGGGCGAGACGAAAGAGCCGCCCTCAATCGTGGAAACGCCCGTCTTGGCGAGCCTCTCAATCAGTTCGATCTTTGTGCCGAGGGGtatcgtcttcttctcgtttTGCAGTCCATCGCGGgggccgacctcgacgagcttgacgTAGTTGTCGCGGGGCGGTTGCTGGATTGGGCCGCTGGCGGTCGCGAAACCCCTCGCAGGGCGAATTTGGGCCCTTCGGCAGGCCCTACAGATTGCTGGGCGGATGGTGGCAAGCATTTTGAAGTTGAATTGTTCAAAGATTGTCAACGAGGGGTTGGTCGGCAAGCTTGTAAGGCAACTGAATGAGAGCTGGGGCGCAGAGAGCTTGGCCGCATATCATCGGCTTCTACAATGCCTCGGTCATGGGACGGATACCCGGCACCATCTGCTGCCAGCTGGGCATCTATTCAAGCCAAAATGCCGTTCCCCCGATTTCTGCAACACCAATACCCTGCATCATGGCAAGTCGCATCTTCTTGCCCCCTTAGGTCGCTTGCACTTCTGTGTCATGCCTCATCTGCTTGGCTTCTTTACTCTGCCTCGTTGGTTGGCATGAGACTATTTCTTTTACGAGATCACATCCAGTACTGTTGCAGTTCAGACTGCTGCGCCCTCCCTATGGGTGCTACTCTGTTATGCAGCCAGGCATCACAGCAGGCGGATTAGACGACGAGTTGAACCAAGCGCGCTTTCTCCTGAAAATGTGTTGTAACTTTAGTCTCATGCGTGTAACGCTTCAATCGAAgcgtcctcggcggtgcATGCGCTGCTGTTCTCTTGAGAGTGAAGGTACTGAGTGACTATTTGTCTTGTAACTAAGATGCTGCTCTTCTTCGATGATCCTGTTTGTGCTGCCCCCCCGGTCTTTGGACCTTTTTACTACGATTTATACTAAGGAATGTAATGCTAAAATACTCGGTATGGGAGACGGAGAGCTTGctgcccctcgtcgccctgaGTGGCATATTCATGCCTCAGCTCGCAGCAGCTCAGGCACCGACGCAGCCATCAATACCGGCCATCATGCCCACGCTGGCCGGCCCAGCGAATCCCAGAACGACGCAATTGGATGAGCTTTTCTCGAAAAAAGGTCTCTTATTGTCGTGGTTATACGTGTATATACTTGAGCGCTAGGCCTTGCTGAGTGACCACAAAGATCCCGGGCAGAATGCACAAACTCCGCTATGCTGGGACAACTTCCGAAAAGCGCGTGCTCGTCGTTGCTACCAGGACGCTCGACGACACAGgcacggcggccgccgccggcgtcatgaCCGGCTGCCTCCGTTTAGCCCACGAGGCCATCAGAAAATGAGGGCCTCCGCCCCGGTTCTTCGGCAACCGGTGTTCAACTGACACGCCTCATCATGCACTGCTTCCAGATCGTTTGCCCGACTGAGGCAGCAAACTTGTTCACGAAACAGCTTCTCGAGGGCGTCTGCCAGGAGCCACGGCGGTCGACAATGGTGGCTTCCCTCTCCAGACCGGAACAACGATCACGAttgagggcgtcgaggcgacggcggcggagacaTCTAAGAAGAGTGGGCCAGACGGCGCGCTGCCGGCGTGTTGGCCATTCTCCTAGGCCTATCAACTGTGGCCACTACAGTGAGAATCATGTCTTTGCTGTTGTGAGTAGATGTACAGTTGTGTCAGATACGATATTGAGATCTCGGAGGCTACTTTATGACGGTGATCACTCGTTCAGTTTTCAGACGATTTAGCTAACAAGCCAACACAAATACATGCATTTCATCTTCATGATCGAGTCACATTCCAGTTGGCTGTTCCAAAGTATATTTTTTGTTATTTGATCATATTTCTAGTCTGCTTCCATGTCCATGTAGAATCGCTAATGTGACAACTGGGCTCATGGGAAGACTACTCGTCCACTTAATCTGTCGGGCCAGGTTGCTTGCTCATCTCGCCTGAGTCTCACCACCACGAGGCACCTATGTCTACCTGCACTGCACGCTCTACGTGCACACACCATAGTCGACACCAATGTCACACACTTCCGTATAACCACGTCGTGGGCATACAAGAGAGCCTGACCAGAAAATTCAAATCAAATAGAGGCTCCCGAGAAGAACAGAGATGTCTTTCGAAAACTTGGTACACCCCCCCACCCTCCCGGCATACAAGGTTCAGACACCCAGTGAGAAGGGTGTTTGTTTACTTTCCCGGGTCCTTGCGGAGATACCTGACCAAGAACTGCCCCAGAACAGATTTTCCAGGACGAAAAGGTTCGACACTTTTTGTACAGACAGGTTATTTATAGCAGTTGGGGGTCACACGTTGAAGACCCACCCCCTAGATTGGGAATCGGCATGGGATGATATATATCGATCGGATGGGTGTTCTCGTACAGGAGGCGGACATACAGAACGCCCCCCTCTTGTCTTGTTGTgaattggggggggggggagggagagtgGCAGCCGAAAATAAGGTTTAGGATTGGATGCAGGAACCCAATGGATCGATTAGTGCATGCGACGCAACTGATGGCCGTCCCTCGACACTGGAAAAGACTGGGTCTAGCGCCCGTTGCAGCACATCCATTGGTCAGCTTGCTAAGCGTGGCATCCCCGTCTGTCAAACGGCGCGCAGATGCGTTTAAACCAACTACACACATATCAAGCATTTGACATATCCATCGTatcgaagaggagggagagagggagcgGGAGAACGACAGAAAGGGAGAGTCTGCACATACAAAAAGAAGAATgggtaaaaaaaaaaaaaaatctcGCTCGTCGGGTTGGAAAACCATGGGTGTAGGACGTGAAGACACATGTACGGCCCGGCCAGGATGAAGGACTCCTGGCAGCTGCCGGACTGTGTGAAAAATATGACTCCCAAACTTTGATACGGAACCAAAGATTGCAAATTCTGGGAACATGGCCTGGAGGACGTAGGCCTTCCAATTGGGAGTGTAATGGAGCACAGTGCGCCTGCCCATACATGTTGACGGGGGTCAGTCGCCCACTACCATGGCAAGACGAGCGGTCTTGGGCGTGTGGCAGAATGTGGCAGAAGAACGAGAATGCCCATTGTATCCCCAGAGTCTTCTCATCTGGTCTAATTGGATGATGAGCTCTTGCGATCTGAATTGAATAAATTTGCACTCATTCGATGGAATCCGAGTTAGCCTCGCTGATAAACTAACACCCACGTTATCCATTTCTGCAGTATTCTCATTGGGGCCCTGGAAGACAGAGAACCAAACTATGCCACCCGCAGCCCCCTTCCACCCGCCAATGCCCAGTTGAATCCCAGGAGGAACACTGTAAACTATGATCCAAGCGGTCCTCGTGTGCTCATCGGGGTTTCGACAACATGTTCGGGAGAGGGACACACCCCCATACCCGTGACTGTGCTCGTGTA
Protein-coding regions in this window:
- a CDS encoding Ap-2 complex subunit alpha, with the translated sequence MVRRYDAAVLTPFPDGNLSGYHKKKYVCKLLYIYILGWDVDFGHLEAVNLISANKYSEKQIGYLAMTLFLHEKHELLHLVVNSIRKDLLDHNELFNCLALHAIANVGGREMGEALSGEVHRLLISPTSKAFVKKKASLTLLRLYRKNPDIVQPQWAERIISLMDDVDVGVALSVTSLVMALAQDNLNAYKGAYAKATARMKRIVIDGEYTPDYLYYKVPCPWLQVKLLRLLQYFPPSDDTHVRDMIRESLQKILNLAMEQTKNVQQNNAQNAVLFEAINLIIHLDNENALLKQISSRLGRFLTSRETNVRYLGLEAMTHLAARIDTLEPIKQHQDVILGSLKDRDISVRRKGLDLLYSMCDSSNAQVIVGELLHYLQNADFAIREEMVLKIAILTERYATDVQWYVDISLRLIAMAGDHVSDEVWQRVIQIVTNNEELQVYAAQHSLQYVKSDHCHETLVKIGAYILGEFGHLIADQPKCSPIEQFLALQSKVAACSSSTRAMILSCYVKFVNLFPEIKPQLLKAFQVFSHTLDSELQQRACEYLTLATMPTDDLLRTVCDEMPPFSERQSALLARVHQKHANTSDKRTWIVGGKDANADVAELKIAKEGGLRRTFSTNGNPPAANGGSNGTNGHGNGVNDLAGLDMNNIGPAEPKTKAPNLASAAHLSPNWEAGYNKLLLKAEGVLYEDGQIQVGVRSEYRGQMACLILYFKNKTPTALGSFTTTLDLDENEKGKLTWDVKNLPDSTIYQAGQSQQVVMFECKRVFDKSPTIRISYLAGALQAVTLKLPITAHKFMDPADLSAEDFFRRWKQIGGAPREAQHIFGLSPGKSDREMNEFFVRQTVEGFRWRVLDGVDPNAKNFVGASVLHTSEAGKFGCLMRLEPNYGTKMIRLTIRATDESVPAVLLKIMQERLAAGYTPDKFQAPTPADISDAFSNILVT
- a CDS encoding Methyltransferase — its product is MNRAAKRLCLAAPSAPGCSRPFLLPVAGLGSGFGLGPVSVPRRSYAFASGGGGAQAFQVFNRRTKWLQKERAASNPEASRQADYLKDEIANRLCERLLDIKRNFPRVLDLGANSCNIARALTRENPDQDPAMPITPPLSTRIDELVAAESSHALLHRDADLPFNADINVTRQVLVDEEHIPFPPATFDLVLSSLSMHWINDLPGVLTQINNVLKPDSPFIGAMLGGDSLFELRTSLQLAEQERRGGMSPHVSPLADVRDVGGLMQRAGFKMLTVDIDDIVVDYPDTFALMQDLQAMGEGNAILGREMGAIRRDVLLANEGIYRELHGNEDGSIPATFRIIYMIGWHEGGDQPKPLPRGSGDVNLKDILESN
- a CDS encoding Actin-related protein 2/3 complex subunit 5, coding for MSIIQQHTSASLSDAWRTINIDALQEDSACNFDTSTLHPPQPEIGEDEVRQLAGQVRQLLRGGDAEGALRGCLEFPVYNGPDAAKDAHLQTITEVLQSIKASEMTPLLKSIYGSAGGPELLDVLMKYIYKGMAGSAASSGGLRSPPPQQAAPGGFSQIGGRPGGTNENVGSAMSVLLSWHEKVVDVAGLGTIGRVMTDWRRV